One Bos indicus isolate NIAB-ARS_2022 breed Sahiwal x Tharparkar chromosome 10, NIAB-ARS_B.indTharparkar_mat_pri_1.0, whole genome shotgun sequence DNA window includes the following coding sequences:
- the RDH12 gene encoding retinol dehydrogenase 12 translates to MLVVLGLLTSFLSFLYVIAPSIRKFFAGGVCRTDVQLFGKVVVITGANTGIGKETARELARRGARVYIACRDVLKGESAASEIQADTKNSQVLVRKLDLSDTKSIRAFAEGFLAEEKQLHILINNAGVMLCPYSKTADGFETHLAVNHLGHFLLTHLLLGRLKESAPARVVNLSSVAHHLGKIRFHDLQGDKYYNLGSAYCHSKLANVLFTRELAKRLKGTGVTTYAVHPGIVRSKLVRHSFLLCLLWRLFSPFLKTTWEGAQTSLHCALAEGLEPLSGKYFSDCKKTWVSPRARNNKTAERLWNVSCELLGIQQE, encoded by the exons ATGCTGGTTGTCTTGGGACTGCtcacctccttcctttctttcctgtatGTGATCGCTCCATCCATCAG GAAGTTCTTTGCTGGCGGGGTTTGTAGAACAGATGTGCAGCTTTTTGGGAAGGTGGTGGTGATCACTGGTGCCAACACAGGCATCGGCAAGGAGACAGCCAGAGAGCTCGCTCGCAGAG GAGCCCGAGTATACATTGCCTGTCGAGATGTACTGAAGGGGGAGTCTGCTGCCAGTGAAATCCAAGCTGATACAAAGAACTCCCAGGTGCTGGTACGGAAACTGGACCTATCTGATACCAAATCCATCCGAGCCTTTGCTGAGGGCTTCCTGGCAG AGGAAAAGCAGCTTCATATTCTGATCAACAATGCAGGAGTGATGCTGTGCCCGTATTCCAAAACAGCTGATGGTTTTGAAACCCACTTGGCAGTCAACCACCTGG GTCACTTCCTTCTCACCCACTTGCTCCTGGGGCGGCTGAAGGAGTCCGCCCCTGCACGGGTGGTGAACCTGTCGTCAGTGGCCCACCATCTCGGCAAGATTCGCTTCCATGATCTCCAGGGTGACAAGTACTACAACTTGGGATCCGCTTATTGCCACAGCAAGCTGGCGAATGTGCTCTTCACTCGCGAGTTGGCCAAGAGGCTCAAAG GCACGGGAGTCACCACCTACGCAGTGCACCCAGGCATCGTCCGCTCCAAGTTGGTCCGACACTCCTTCCTGCTGTGCCTGCTTTGGCGGCTCTTCTCCCCCTTCCTCAAGACGACGTGGGAGGGGGCCCAGACCAGCCTGCACTGTGCGCTGGCTGAGGGCCTGGAGCCTCTGAGCGGCAAGTACTTCAG TGACTGCAAGAAGACCTGGGTGTCGCCCAGGGCCCGGAACAATAAAACGGCTGAGCGCCTGTGGAATGTCAGCTGTGAGCTTCTGGGAATCCAGCAGGAGTAG